GAACACTTCTTTCCTCGACATAAATTGCCTCTGATGTTGCGAAGACGAACAATGCTAATTTGGACAAGGCGTCGACCTATTGATTTCTTCCCTGCAAATGTTTCTGATTGTCCATGATGAAACTTTCTCCATAAGGGACATGGCCAGATTCAAATATGTCGACATTCGAGCATCGTGTGCCTTGAACTCCCCTTGTAACTGTTTGGCGACAAGCTGAGAATCGCTAAATATTTCTAAAATCTTCACTTCCAACTCAATCTCTAGACGTAGCCCTGCTAACAAAGCTTCATACTCGGCTACATTGTTTGTTACTAGAAATGAGAATTTCAAAGCTTGTTGTATTTTGAAGCCTTCTGGACTGATTAAAATCACACCTGCACCCCCTGATGATGATGTTGAGGATCCATCAACGTAAAGAGTCCAAGCCTTCTGTGAGAACGATGTTTCCTCAGTTATAGGATCATTAAATTTGCATTCTACAACAAAGTTTGATAGGATTTGAGACTTCATTGCACTCCGGGGTAGATATTCGATGTGAAATTGGCTAAGTTCCACCTTCCAAGCGGCGAGAAACCCTGTCATATCCGGTTTGTGCAAGATGCGCTTCAAGGGTTGGTCGGTCATAACTTTTATAAGACGACCTTGAAAATAGTGATGGAGCTTCCTGCTTGCTACAACGGAAGCATAAACTAGTTTTTCCACATGTGGATAACGCGTTTCTGCATCTTTCAGAGTATGGCTGACATAGTAAACTGAGGCTTCACTTCCCTCGACATCTTTGACCAAAACGGAGGCTACCGACCCAT
The sequence above is drawn from the Apium graveolens cultivar Ventura chromosome 2, ASM990537v1, whole genome shotgun sequence genome and encodes:
- the LOC141699730 gene encoding uncharacterized protein LOC141699730 is translated as MKDLSSFKEVQRLTGCIAALQRFIPQASKKCSPFFKVIKEASKKKKLIWDDQSSVLVKDVEGSEASVYYVSHTLKDAETRYPHVEKLVYASVVASRKLHHYFQGRLIKVMTDQPLKRILHKPDMTGFLAAWKVELSQFHIEYLPRSAMKSQILSNFVVECKFNDPITEETSFSQKAWTLYVDGSSTSSSGGAGVILISPEGFKIQQALKFSFLVTNNVAEYEALLAGLRLEIELEVKILEIFSDSQLVAKQLQGEFKAHDARMSTYLNLAMSLMEKVSSWTIRNICREEINRSTPCPN